Proteins encoded by one window of Homo sapiens chromosome 10, GRCh38.p14 Primary Assembly:
- the KIN gene encoding DNA/RNA-binding protein KIN17 isoform X2, with the protein MNATQWETLTDFTKWLGREGLCKVDETPKGWYIQYIDRDPETIRRQLELEKKKKQDLDDEEKTAKFIEEQVRRGLEGKEQEVPTFTELSRENDEEKVTFNLSKGACSSSGATSSKSSTLGPSALKTIGSSASVKRKESSQSSTQSKEKKKKKSALDEIMEIEEEKKRTARTDYWLQPEIIVKIITKKLGEKYHKKKAIVKEVIDKYTAVVKMIDSGDKLKLDQTHLETVIPAPGKRILVLNGGYRGNEGTLESINEKTFSATIVIETVSLFTQRQKFQNALKMCHSFF; encoded by the exons ATGAATGCCACTCAGTGGGAAACTCTGACTGATTTTACTAAGTGGCTGGGCAGAGAAG GCTTGTGCAAAGTGGACGAGACACCAAAAGGCTGGTATATTCAGTACATAGACAGGGACCCAGAAACTATCCGCCGGCAACTGgaactggagaaaaagaaaaagcaggaccTTGATGATGAAGAAAAAACTGCCAAATTTATTGAAGAGCAAGTGAGAAGAGGCCTGGAAGGGAAGGAACAG gagGTCCCTACTTTTACGGAATTAAGCAGAGAAAATGATGAAGAgaaag tcaCGTTTAATTTGAGTAAAGGAGCATGTAGCTCATCCGGAGCAACATCTTCCAAGTCAAG TACTCTGGGACCGAGTGCACTGAAGACGATAGGAAGTTCAGCATCAGTGAAACGAAAAGAATCTTCCCAGAGCTCAACTCAgtctaaagaaaagaagaaaaagaaatctgcacTGGATGAAATCATGGAG attgaagaggaaaagaaaagaactgcccGAACAGACTACTGGCTACAGCCT gaaattattgtgaaaattataaCCAAGAAACTGGGAGAGAAATATCATAAGAAAAAGGCTATTGTTAAG GAAGTAATTGACAAATATACAGCTGTTGTGAAGATGATTGATTCTGGAGACAAGCTGAAACTTGACCAGACTCATTTAGAGACAGTAATTCCAGCACCAG GAAAAAGAATTCTAGTTTTAAATGGAGGCTACAGAGGAAATGAAGGTACCCTAGAATCCATCAATGAGAAGACTTTTTCAGCTACTATCGTCATTGAAACTGTAAGTTTGTTTACACAAAGACAGAAatttcaaaatgctttaaaaatgtgccatagttttttttaa